The proteins below come from a single Malus sylvestris chromosome 3, drMalSylv7.2, whole genome shotgun sequence genomic window:
- the LOC126616219 gene encoding probable WRKY transcription factor 26, with the protein MASSSGSLETSANSHSAAFTFSTHPFMTNSFSDLLDAGTDEYSNPPRYIGQGGLSDRIAERTGSGVPKFKSLPPPSLPISPPSISPSSYFAIPPGLSPAELLDSPVLLNASNTLPSPTTGSFAARGAFNWKNNQQNVKQESKNHSDFSFQTQARPPISSSSSMFQSSNTSIQTTQEQACNNNYFQAQELPKQEYGSVQTLSSELTTKTLQSNAPANGGFHQQAQTLSRKSDDGFNWRKYGQKQVKGSENPRSYYKCTYPNCPTKKKVERSLDGQITEIVYKGNHNHPKPQNPRKSSSNSHAIHALNPTNTNEIPDQTYANHGNSQMDSIGTPEHSSISIGDDDFEQSSQRSKSGGGEEFDEDEPNAKRWKNEADHNEGISAPGNRTVREPRVVVQTTSDIDILDDGYRWRKYGQKVVKGNPNPRSYYKCTNPGCPVRKHVERASHDIRAVITTYEGKHNHDVPAARGSGSHAAVNRPIPNNNNNVASAMRPITHHTNNSANTNSVQNLRQPTSEGQAPFSLEMLQSPGSYGFVGFDGNSVGSYMNQTQLSDIFSKAKEEPRDDAFFESLLC; encoded by the exons ATGGCCTCCTCTTCAGGGAGCTTAGAAACCTCAGCAAACTCACACTCAGCAGCCTTCACTTTCTCAACGCACCCATTCATGACCAACTCCTTCTCTGACCTCTTAGATGCCGGCACAGATGAGTACTCGAACCCACCTAGATACATCGGCCAGGGCGGGCTGTCGGATCGAATTGCAGAGCGTACTGGGTCCGGCGTACCCAAATTCAAGTCCCTACCGCCGCCCTCACTGCCCATTTCTCCTCCCTCTATATCTCCATCTTCCTACTTTGCTATCCCACCTGGGTTGAGCCCAGCTGAGCTTCTTGACTCTCCTGTTCTCTTAAATGCTTCAAac ACTCTTCCATCCCCAACTACTGGAAGCTTTGCAGCTCGTGGGGCCTTCAATTGGAAGAACAACCAACAGAATGTAAAACAGGAGAGCAAGAACCACTCAGACTTCTCCTTCCAAACCCAAGCAAGACCTCCCATTTCTTCATCATCGTCAATGTTTCAATCCTCAAACACCTCAATTCAAACT acACAAGAGCAGGCATGCAACAACAATTACTTTCAGGCTCAAGAACTCCCAAAGCAAGAATATGGTTCTGTTCAGACCTTGTCATCTGAATTGACCACCAAGACTCTCCAGAGTAATGCTCCGGCGAATGGCGGTTTCCACCAGCAAGCTCAGACCTTGAGCAGGAAGTCGGATGATGGTTTCAATTGGAGAAAATATGGTCAAAAACAAgtgaagggaagtgaaaatccCAGAAGCTATTACAAGTGCACTTACCCTAATTGCCCAACTAAGAAAAAAGTAGAGAGGTCATTGGATGGACAAATCACTGAGATTGTTTACAAGGGCAATCACAACCATCCCAAGCCACAGAACCCTagaaaatcatcatcaaattcTCATGCAATTCATGCTTTGAATCCCACCAACACCAATGAAATCCCAGATCAAACTTATGCTAATCATGGCAATTCACAAAtggattccattggaactcctgAGCATTCATCGATATCGATCGGGGACGATGATTTTGAGCAGAGCTCTCAGAGGAGCAAGTCAGGAGGAGGGGAGGAGTTTGATGAAGATGAACCTAATGCAAAACGATG GAAAAATGAAGCTGATCACAATGAAGGAATTTCAGCACCTGGGAATAGAACAGTGAGAGAGCCTAGAGTTGTAGTTCAGACAACGAGTGACATTGATATTCTAGATGATGGATACAGATGGAGGAAGTACGGTCAGAAAGTGGTAAAAGGCAACCCAAATCCGAG GAGCTACTACAAGTGCACAaatccaggatgtccagtgagAAAGCATGTTGAAAGAGCTTCTCACGATATTAGAGCAGTGATCACAACCTATGAAGGGAAGCACAACCACGACGTCCCTGCCGCTCGTGGCAGCGGCAGCCATGCTGCTGTCAATAGGCCTAtaccaaacaacaacaacaatgtaGCTTCAGCAATGAGGCCTATAACTCACCACACTAACAATTCCGCTAATACCAACTCTGTTCAAAACTTGAGGCAGCCAACATCAGAAGGGCAAGCTCCCTTTAGCCTAGAGATGCTGCAGAGCCCGGGAAGTTACGGATTCGTGGGGTTCGACGGAAACTCCGTGGGATCATACATGAACCAAACACAGCTTAGTGACATATTTTCTAAAGCCAAGGAAGAGCCAAGGGATGatgcattttttgaatcattgCTGTGCtga